A stretch of Episyrphus balteatus chromosome 2, idEpiBalt1.1, whole genome shotgun sequence DNA encodes these proteins:
- the LOC129910194 gene encoding HUWE1-associated protein modifying stress responses — translation MQQEPNDDSWLEEQCLRELDAQHDCEREYHRQRDNSISTVWGAFQDSATAVAQLYRERSNNAYHHDTGALWLPFQTAAGTVTTLYKDSCEGIKRTGEAGVQSGYQRRTRELVDWARSKKRRVIRRADLLAYLAGKPPPPLNVTRRSPKPEHSSNALMLGVSSNSSTPSEEPATDLHTFKEALVLRPRGPELFAFVANEIARHCKRPASPLDDTMDVCHYSSKRQRFM, via the exons ATGCAACAAGAACCCAACGACGACAGTTGGCTCGAGGAGCAGTGTCTCCGTGAATTAGATGCTCAACATGACTGCGAACGGGAATACCATAGACAAAGGGACAACTCGATTAGCACCGTTTGGGGAGCCTTCCAAGATTCGGCCACTGCCGTAGCACAATTGTACAGAG aacgcTCAAACAATGCCTATCATCATGATACAGGGGCTTTGTGGTTACCATTTCAGACGGCTGCTGGTACAGTGACGACTTTATACAAAG attcTTGTGAAGGAATTAAACGTACCGGCGAAGCAGGCGTACAAAGTGGATACCAAAGGCGTACTAGAGAATTAGTTGATTGGGCAAGAAGCAAAAAGCGCCGTGTTATTCGACGTGCTGACCTTTTAGCCTATTTAGCTGGAAAGCCACCACCACCTTTGAATGTAACACGTCG ttcACCAAAACCAGAACATAGTTCGAATGCACTTATGTTAGGTGTTAGCAGTAATTCATCAACTCCAAGTGAAGAACCTGCGACAGATTTGCACACATTTAAAGAAGCGCTAGTTTTAAGACCAAG AGGCCCGGAACTCTTTGCATTTGTAGCTAATGAAATTGCTCGTCATTGTAAGCGTCCAGCAAGTCCTTTAGACGACACAATGGATGTTTGTCATTACAGCAGTAAGCGGCAACGTTTTATGTAA